Genomic DNA from Lutibacter sp. A80:
TATAATAAATATGTGCTGTTTAATGTTAAGTTTATTACTAACTAACAAAGTCAATTTCTAAAAAAATCGTAAATCTCTAAAATGAAAAAAGCATTTTTACTCTTTCTAACAATTTTACTAAGTTCACCCGTTATTTTAGCCCAAAAAATTGAAAAAAAAGAAACACAAAAAGGACACTATAATATCAGTAAGTTTAAACAACTGAATGAAGAATTACCAACACCAAACAATCAGCACACAGCTTCTGGAGCTCCAGGTTATGAGTATTCTCAACAAAAAGTGGACTATAAAATGGATCTTATTTTAGATGATGAAAACCAACGTATTTATGGTGAAGAAATAATTACCTACCATAATAACTCTAAAGATTATTTAGAATATTTATGGCTTCAATTAGATCAAAATGTGCGAGCTTCAGACTCTAAATCACCTGAAATTCAATCACGTGGTTTAAATACATTATATACACCTTCTCAATTTTCAAAAACTTTTATGGAAGATAAGTTTGATGGAGGTTTTAAAATTGATTTTGTAAAAAATATGGACGATAGCGACGCTTCTTATCTTATCAACCAAACTATGATGCGTTTAAATTTAGAAAAACCATTAGCTCCTGGTCAATCATATTCATTTAAAATAAAATGGTGGTATAATATTAATAACCATGTAACGCAAGGCGGTAGATCTGGTTTTGAACATTTTCCTGAAGATGGAAATAATAGTTATGTAATAGCTCAGTTTTTTCCAAGGTTGTGTGTTTATAATAATGTAGAAGGTTGGCAAAACGATCAATTTTGGGGACGCAGTGAATTTGCTTTAGAATTTGGTGATTATGATGTTTCTATAACAACACCAGCTGATCATATTCTTGGTGCTACCGGAGTTCTAATGAATGAAAGTGAAGTACTTACCAAAACACAACAAACTAGATTGGCAACTGCAAGAAAAACTTTTGACAATCCTGTACTAATTGTATCTCAAGATGAAGCTACAAAAACTGAACAAAAAAAATCTAAAAAAACAAAAACCTGGAGATTTTTTGCTGAAAATGTAAGAGATTATGCATTTGCAACATCAAGAAAATTTATTTGGGATGCAATGGCGGTAGATATAAATGGAAGAACTGTAATGGCCTATTCTTATTACACAAAAGAAGCAAATCCATTATATGGAGACCATTCTACTAGAGCAACCGCACAAACACTAATAACATATTCTAGACATACTTTTGATTAT
This window encodes:
- a CDS encoding M1 family metallopeptidase, giving the protein MKKAFLLFLTILLSSPVILAQKIEKKETQKGHYNISKFKQLNEELPTPNNQHTASGAPGYEYSQQKVDYKMDLILDDENQRIYGEEIITYHNNSKDYLEYLWLQLDQNVRASDSKSPEIQSRGLNTLYTPSQFSKTFMEDKFDGGFKIDFVKNMDDSDASYLINQTMMRLNLEKPLAPGQSYSFKIKWWYNINNHVTQGGRSGFEHFPEDGNNSYVIAQFFPRLCVYNNVEGWQNDQFWGRSEFALEFGDYDVSITTPADHILGATGVLMNESEVLTKTQQTRLATARKTFDNPVLIVSQDEATKTEQKKSKKTKTWRFFAENVRDYAFATSRKFIWDAMAVDINGRTVMAYSYYTKEANPLYGDHSTRATAQTLITYSRHTFDYPYHKAISVDGQMGMEYPQICFNPGRPNPDGTYNDRTKYRMIGVTIHEVGHNFFPMIVNSDERQWTWMDEGLNSFVQMLAMMDYEDNYPLNRGLPKNIVGYMKGDQSKLAPIMSKGDDVYQFGNNAYAKPATALWILRHTIMGPELFDHAFKTYATRWKFKHPTPADFFRTMEDASAMDLDWFWRGWFYTTGNTDIGIKEVKKYHITDKPTEQAIKRYERFGISKNDIPPSLYLVSEDSDEFTEDLKNNTAEDFSSLSNYIDENFSSEEKATLKSPKYFYELKFEKPGDLVMPIIVELEYNDGTKERKQYPAQIWRKNDAEVTKVIPTSKEIKKITIDPDEETADVDLSNNSWPKTAENKFDKFKKRQIKS